The Sphaerospermopsis torques-reginae ITEP-024 genome has a window encoding:
- a CDS encoding plasmid segregation centromere-binding protein ParR: MFQWSKKVVKSVTFNPEIGDESLLAQVESYLEAQPEKTFSDLCKEALWQALCVPDSVRPSPNTAASQMEQKLGELQRQIAGLEERFFAKESNRLQVMESQIFQLSQQVAQLAIMVNQAASIQPATSSVPTVEVVNEPAPAPDPTPQEVDPVISRLSSLVDDF; this comes from the coding sequence ATGTTCCAATGGTCAAAAAAGGTAGTGAAATCCGTCACTTTCAATCCAGAAATTGGTGATGAGAGCTTGTTAGCACAGGTAGAAAGTTACTTGGAGGCACAGCCAGAAAAGACTTTCAGTGACCTCTGTAAAGAGGCTCTTTGGCAAGCTTTATGTGTACCGGACTCTGTACGACCTTCTCCGAATACAGCAGCATCGCAAATGGAACAAAAACTCGGTGAGTTGCAACGTCAAATAGCTGGACTTGAGGAACGTTTTTTTGCTAAGGAATCTAATCGTTTGCAGGTGATGGAAAGCCAGATATTCCAACTTAGTCAACAAGTTGCACAACTGGCTATCATGGTCAATCAAGCAGCGTCTATTCAGCCTGCAACTTCATCAGTGCCAACGGTGGAGGTAGTTAATGAACCTGCTCCTGCTCCCGATCCCACTCCCCAAGAGGTTGACCCTGTAATCAGTCGCCTGAGTTCTTTGGTTGACGATTTCTAA
- a CDS encoding Gfo/Idh/MocA family protein, giving the protein MQNSISVAEPNLYSQRNQPRSIRIGVIGVGNMGQHHTRVLSSMKDVELIGVSDINVERGLETASKYKVRFFEDYCDLLPHVDAVCIAVPTRLHYAVGINCLLAGIHVLIEKPIAASISEAESLVNAAAESQCILQVGHIERFNPAFRELSQVLKTEEVLALEAHRMSPYSARANDVSVVLDLMIHDIDLLLELAGSPVVKLTANGTRSLDFGYLDYVTATLGFANGIVATLTASKVTHRKIRRIVAHCKNSFTEADFLKNEILIHRQNTHPHHDHRQVLYRQDGLIEKVYTSNVQPLSAELEHFVNCVHGGNQPSVGGEQALKALRLASLIEQMAVEERVWNPLEWESESRLQSLTPTV; this is encoded by the coding sequence GTGCAAAATAGCATATCAGTGGCAGAACCAAATCTATATTCACAGCGCAACCAGCCACGATCAATCCGCATAGGCGTGATTGGGGTGGGTAACATGGGACAACATCACACCCGCGTACTCAGTTCAATGAAAGATGTTGAACTGATAGGCGTTTCTGATATCAACGTTGAACGAGGCTTAGAAACTGCCAGCAAATACAAAGTCCGTTTTTTTGAAGATTACTGCGATCTCCTACCCCATGTAGATGCAGTTTGTATTGCTGTACCCACTCGCTTACATTATGCCGTTGGCATCAACTGCTTGTTAGCGGGAATTCATGTTTTGATTGAAAAGCCAATTGCTGCCAGTATTTCCGAAGCAGAATCACTCGTCAACGCCGCCGCTGAATCTCAATGTATTTTACAGGTAGGACACATTGAGCGTTTTAATCCCGCCTTCAGAGAACTGAGCCAAGTGCTGAAAACAGAGGAAGTTTTAGCATTAGAAGCGCATCGGATGAGTCCTTATTCAGCTAGGGCGAATGATGTTTCAGTCGTGCTGGATTTAATGATCCATGACATTGACCTACTTTTAGAATTAGCTGGTTCACCCGTTGTCAAGTTAACAGCGAATGGTACTCGTTCCCTAGACTTTGGTTATTTAGATTATGTGACTGCCACTTTAGGCTTTGCCAACGGTATTGTCGCCACTCTCACCGCCAGTAAAGTCACTCATCGTAAAATTCGCCGTATCGTCGCCCATTGCAAAAATTCATTCACAGAAGCCGATTTTCTCAAAAATGAAATTTTGATTCATCGCCAAAATACTCATCCTCATCATGACCACCGGCAGGTACTTTACAGGCAAGATGGTTTAATAGAAAAAGTCTATACTAGTAACGTTCAACCTCTGAGTGCAGAGTTAGAGCATTTTGTCAACTGTGTGCATGGAGGCAATCAGCCTTCTGTGGGTGGTGAACAAGCCCTCAAAGCTCTGAGATTAGCCAGTTTAATTGAGCAGATGGCTGTAGAAGAGCGAGTTTGGAATCCATTAGAATGGGAATCCGAATCAAGACTACAATCATTAACGCCAACTGTCTAG
- a CDS encoding DedA family protein codes for MLEWITDTINSLGYLGIALLMFVENLFPPIPSELIMPLAGFTASPYQPGGAKLNILGVFLSGLLGSVAGALIWYYPGKFLEERRLKKLANKYGKWLTICSEDIDKAKSWFNRQGGKAVLIGRLVPGIRTLISVPAGMSNMPLLPFFFYTTLGSAAWVGLLTYSGYLLGTQYELVDKYLAPVSKIVLGGVVLVFFLWVLKRKRQGTRR; via the coding sequence ATGCTCGAATGGATAACTGACACTATCAACTCTCTGGGATATTTGGGAATTGCTCTGCTGATGTTCGTAGAGAATCTATTTCCCCCCATACCTTCTGAATTGATTATGCCACTGGCAGGATTTACAGCCAGTCCCTATCAACCAGGAGGGGCAAAATTAAATATATTAGGCGTATTTTTATCAGGACTTTTGGGTTCTGTAGCGGGCGCACTGATCTGGTACTATCCAGGTAAGTTTTTGGAAGAACGACGGTTGAAAAAATTAGCCAACAAGTACGGTAAGTGGCTGACTATATGTAGCGAAGATATTGATAAGGCTAAAAGCTGGTTCAACAGACAAGGTGGTAAAGCAGTTTTAATTGGTCGTCTAGTGCCGGGAATTCGTACCTTAATCTCTGTTCCCGCAGGTATGAGCAATATGCCCTTGCTGCCGTTCTTCTTCTACACCACCCTTGGTAGTGCTGCCTGGGTCGGCTTGCTCACATATTCCGGATACTTGCTAGGAACTCAGTATGAACTTGTGGACAAATACCTTGCCCCTGTATCTAAAATTGTGCTGGGGGGTGTAGTGCTAGTATTCTTTCTTTGGGTACTCAAGCGCAAACGCCAAGGAACTCGCAGATAA
- a CDS encoding CPBP family intramembrane glutamic endopeptidase, producing MVEQQKQEPEIPELSRTQVLVAMGATAIILWIVAKLWLRFGNVALFKLYWEPKDLFWGLGLGLFITIFSGLAYRFSPPYRKSADYYLEMVIKPLALPDLLWLGLLPGLSEELLFRGVMLPALGADHVAVIVSSLCFGVLHLSGAEQWPYVIWATIIGIILAYSALLSGNLLVPIMAHIVTNLLSSYLWKTRQL from the coding sequence GTGGTTGAACAACAAAAGCAAGAACCAGAAATTCCTGAACTCTCACGCACCCAAGTCCTGGTAGCTATGGGCGCAACAGCGATTATTTTATGGATAGTCGCCAAGTTATGGTTGCGCTTTGGTAACGTTGCCCTTTTTAAGTTGTACTGGGAACCCAAAGATTTATTTTGGGGTTTGGGGTTGGGTTTATTCATCACTATTTTTAGTGGTTTAGCTTATCGCTTTTCTCCTCCCTATCGTAAAAGCGCAGATTATTACTTAGAAATGGTAATTAAACCGTTAGCTTTACCAGACTTGCTCTGGTTAGGATTATTACCGGGTTTAAGTGAAGAATTGTTATTTCGCGGTGTCATGCTACCCGCTTTAGGAGCAGATCATGTAGCGGTCATTGTCTCCAGTCTTTGTTTTGGAGTTTTACACCTTAGTGGTGCTGAACAATGGCCTTATGTAATTTGGGCAACTATTATCGGTATCATCTTGGCATATAGCGCCCTATTAAGTGGCAACTTGTTAGTGCCAATAATGGCTCATATCGTCACAAATTTGCTATCCAGCTATTTGTGGAAAACTCGGCAATTATAG
- the queC gene encoding 7-cyano-7-deazaguanine synthase QueC, which translates to MKAVILLSGGLDSSTVLYQARADGCECYAISFDYQQRHRRELQSAISVAQSVGVVQHQIVNFDLRLWGGSALTDEAIALPQARSLDEMSQSIPVTYVPARNTIFLSFALGYAETIGAQRVYIGVNALDYSGYPDCRPDYIQAMQEVFRLGTKQGREGQPIDIIAPLINLKKTEIIQIGNQLGVPWELTWSCYAGGDQACGVCDSCRLRLAAFAQLGLQDPVDYV; encoded by the coding sequence ATGAAAGCTGTAATTCTATTATCTGGCGGATTGGATTCTTCTACGGTTCTCTATCAAGCTAGGGCTGATGGTTGTGAATGTTACGCCATTTCTTTTGATTACCAGCAGCGACACCGACGAGAGTTACAATCAGCTATATCTGTAGCGCAATCTGTAGGGGTTGTTCAACATCAGATAGTGAATTTTGATTTAAGGTTATGGGGTGGTTCTGCTTTGACGGATGAGGCGATCGCTCTCCCTCAAGCACGTTCCCTTGATGAAATGTCACAAAGTATTCCTGTCACTTATGTTCCTGCCCGGAATACTATCTTTTTAAGTTTTGCTTTGGGTTATGCAGAAACTATCGGCGCACAACGAGTATATATAGGTGTTAATGCTTTAGATTACTCTGGTTATCCTGATTGTCGTCCTGATTATATCCAAGCGATGCAGGAAGTGTTTCGTTTGGGAACTAAACAAGGTCGGGAAGGACAACCTATTGATATTATTGCACCGCTAATTAATTTGAAAAAAACGGAAATTATCCAAATAGGTAATCAGTTGGGTGTACCTTGGGAGTTAACTTGGTCTTGTTATGCTGGTGGTGATCAAGCTTGTGGGGTTTGTGATTCTTGTCGGTTGCGGTTAGCTGCTTTTGCACAGTTGGGTTTACAAGATCCTGTTGATTATGTGTAG
- a CDS encoding PIN domain-containing protein has translation MSFQKFDSPIPLVILDTSVFVSALLSKNPNSAPCKIIIYWREGRFNLVISPQMLEELVEKLLVKDIDNLIAG, from the coding sequence ATGTCTTTTCAAAAATTTGATTCACCAATACCTTTAGTAATTTTAGATACATCAGTTTTTGTCTCTGCTTTACTGAGTAAAAACCCCAATAGTGCGCCTTGTAAAATTATCATATACTGGCGAGAAGGTAGATTTAACTTAGTAATTTCTCCACAAATGTTAGAGGAATTAGTTGAAAAATTACTGGTAAAAGATATTGATAACTTAATTGCTGGTTAA
- a CDS encoding NB-ARC domain-containing protein: MNIKELSKWADDQVFYQTGNRLSSLQKSILEGVLQSQDFCEIKDNNGYSYDHIKREGAKLWKLLSEIFKEDIKQSNVRSILENQATSTIYNYGNSSQIISSNINSHINICKENSQYLEDIQNQSSYSQNQTPRIDLSKAPELNYKYGRTSEIATLKQWILENHTRLITIYGLSGIGKTALTLKLISEITTQFDYIIYRSLDNLPKLINLKNDLQQFLSQSQNPLPEILDYLKSSRCLIILDDVENIFQFGNLAGQYLTEYKDYSRFFQQIATSHHESCVILISCEKPAAIETLESENQHTKTLHLQGLGEDAKAILKEKDLKDDDKWDELIKLYQGHPCWLNIITLAIKELFNGQVSQFLIDEDEVFLGDIEALLENHLERLSDLEKQVINWFAMLDEPIDISQKLAELELSNARFLKVLQSLNRRCLVEKVLIEEKVKFQVNSLVRIYLNN, translated from the coding sequence ATGAACATCAAAGAATTATCAAAATGGGCTGATGATCAAGTTTTTTATCAAACGGGAAACCGTCTTAGTTCATTGCAAAAGTCTATATTAGAAGGTGTTTTACAATCTCAAGATTTTTGTGAAATTAAAGATAATAATGGATATAGTTATGATCATATAAAAAGAGAAGGTGCAAAATTATGGAAACTTCTATCTGAGATTTTTAAAGAAGATATTAAACAAAGTAATGTTCGTTCTATTTTAGAGAATCAAGCTACATCTACTATTTACAATTATGGTAATTCTTCACAAATTATTAGTAGTAATATTAATAGTCATATAAATATCTGTAAAGAAAACTCCCAATATTTAGAAGATATACAAAATCAATCATCTTATTCTCAAAACCAAACTCCCAGAATTGACTTATCAAAAGCACCAGAATTAAACTATAAATATGGACGCACTTCAGAAATTGCTACTCTCAAACAATGGATATTAGAAAATCACACTAGATTAATCACAATCTACGGATTAAGTGGAATTGGTAAAACCGCATTAACCCTGAAATTAATCTCAGAAATTACCACACAATTTGATTATATTATTTATCGCAGTCTTGATAATCTTCCTAAACTGATAAATCTGAAAAACGACCTTCAACAATTCCTTTCTCAATCACAAAACCCATTACCTGAAATCCTAGATTATTTGAAATCATCTCGTTGTTTAATTATCCTTGATGATGTAGAGAATATTTTTCAATTTGGTAATTTAGCAGGTCAATATTTAACAGAATACAAAGATTATAGTAGATTTTTTCAACAAATTGCTACCTCACATCATGAAAGTTGTGTAATTTTAATCAGTTGTGAAAAACCCGCAGCTATCGAAACTTTAGAAAGTGAAAACCAACATACAAAAACATTACATCTGCAAGGTTTAGGAGAAGATGCTAAAGCAATATTGAAAGAAAAAGATTTAAAAGATGATGATAAATGGGATGAACTAATCAAACTTTATCAAGGTCATCCTTGTTGGTTAAATATTATCACATTAGCTATTAAAGAATTATTTAATGGTCAAGTTTCCCAATTTTTAATAGATGAAGATGAGGTATTTTTAGGAGATATAGAAGCACTGTTAGAAAATCATTTAGAACGTTTATCAGATTTAGAAAAGCAGGTAATTAACTGGTTTGCAATGCTGGATGAACCCATAGATATTTCTCAAAAACTTGCTGAGTTAGAATTATCCAATGCTAGATTTTTGAAAGTTTTACAGTCTTTAAATCGTCGGTGTTTGGTGGAAAAAGTGTTAATAGAAGAGAAAGTAAAATTTCAGGTAAATTCTTTAGTCAGGATATATCTCAATAATTAA
- a CDS encoding metallophosphoesterase family protein, with protein sequence MKRRKFLVLGGLSGLVSGLFAGKFVDKNIKNPVLETAIAANSQPKDLLLRFVSVADTGTGAKGQYTVARAMNFYHQKNPYDLVILAGDNIYNNGEIEKIGVVFERPYQPLLKKGVKFYACLGNHDIRTDNGFAQVNYPGFNMKGRYYTFIRDNVQFFGLDTNGNADWKNQLIWLEKELSLSKAAWKIVFGHHPIYASGVYGSNPNFIKVFTPLFQKYGVQLYINGHEHHYERTRSINGTTYLICGAGAGNRPVGRSEWTEYSTSNLSFAAYDVYADKIEVSGIGTNNRVFDKGLIRVKGV encoded by the coding sequence ATGAAACGTCGGAAATTTTTGGTTTTAGGTGGTTTGAGTGGGTTGGTTTCGGGTTTGTTTGCTGGTAAGTTTGTGGATAAAAATATTAAAAATCCTGTTTTAGAAACTGCTATAGCTGCAAATTCTCAACCAAAAGATTTATTATTGAGGTTTGTGTCGGTTGCGGATACGGGAACGGGTGCTAAAGGACAGTATACTGTTGCTAGGGCGATGAATTTTTATCATCAAAAAAATCCTTATGATTTAGTTATTTTAGCTGGTGATAATATTTATAACAATGGGGAAATTGAGAAAATAGGGGTAGTTTTTGAACGTCCTTATCAACCTTTGTTGAAAAAAGGTGTGAAATTTTATGCTTGTTTAGGTAATCACGATATTAGAACTGATAATGGTTTTGCACAGGTAAATTATCCTGGTTTCAATATGAAAGGAAGGTACTATACATTTATCAGGGATAATGTACAGTTTTTTGGTTTAGATACTAACGGGAATGCTGATTGGAAAAATCAGCTAATTTGGTTAGAGAAAGAATTGAGTTTGAGTAAAGCTGCTTGGAAGATTGTATTTGGACATCATCCGATTTATGCTTCTGGTGTTTATGGGAGTAATCCTAATTTTATCAAAGTGTTTACTCCTTTATTTCAAAAGTATGGGGTGCAGCTTTATATTAATGGTCATGAACATCATTATGAACGCACTCGGTCTATTAATGGTACAACTTATTTAATTTGTGGTGCGGGTGCGGGAAATCGTCCTGTGGGTCGTTCTGAGTGGACTGAATATTCTACAAGTAATTTAAGTTTTGCTGCTTATGATGTGTATGCAGATAAAATTGAGGTGAGTGGTATTGGTACTAATAATCGTGTTTTTGATAAAGGTTTGATTAGGGTTAAAGGTGTTTGA
- a CDS encoding ParM/StbA family protein: protein MTDQPPVANPMNAAAIPMNRVAATPINNNANKPTSISGKNVLSVDLGRTSTKTCVSREPGNVAFIPANVKQMSIEEIRGGVFESKATDPLMDLWLEYQGNGYAVGQLAADFGANLGVGQSKVEDALVKVLAAAGYFKLKDEISVVLGLPFLSLEQFEKEKAQLISLVTGPHVFNFRGESVSLNITKVWVMPEGYGSLLWTEVQPNKGPGIPDLTKISVGIVDIGHQTIDLIMVDNFRFARGLSQSENFGMSEFYELVAKEIPGADSQSLALISAVNKPKGERFYRPKGESKPTNLDDFLPNLTEMFSRDICSRVLAWLPERVTDVIITGGGGEFFWEDVQRLLKEARINAYLAAPSRQANALGQYLYGEAQLSASAVRAAR from the coding sequence ATGACAGATCAACCTCCCGTAGCTAACCCAATGAATGCCGCTGCTATACCCATGAATCGAGTTGCGGCCACCCCTATAAATAATAATGCTAATAAGCCAACCTCAATTTCCGGTAAAAACGTTCTCAGTGTTGACTTAGGTAGAACCTCTACTAAAACTTGTGTCAGCCGCGAACCTGGGAATGTGGCCTTCATCCCTGCGAATGTCAAGCAGATGTCAATTGAAGAAATACGCGGTGGGGTGTTTGAATCCAAGGCAACTGATCCTTTAATGGATTTGTGGCTGGAATATCAAGGCAATGGCTATGCTGTAGGTCAGTTAGCAGCAGACTTTGGCGCAAATCTAGGAGTCGGCCAATCTAAGGTAGAAGATGCACTGGTCAAAGTATTGGCTGCTGCTGGCTACTTTAAACTCAAAGACGAAATTTCTGTTGTCTTAGGTCTACCTTTCCTTTCCTTAGAACAATTTGAAAAGGAAAAAGCACAGTTGATCAGCTTGGTAACAGGACCTCATGTTTTTAACTTCCGTGGGGAATCTGTTTCCTTGAATATCACTAAGGTTTGGGTCATGCCAGAAGGTTATGGCAGTCTTTTATGGACAGAAGTTCAACCCAACAAAGGTCCAGGAATTCCTGATTTGACCAAAATTTCTGTAGGCATTGTGGATATAGGACATCAAACCATTGACCTAATTATGGTTGATAACTTCCGCTTTGCTAGAGGTCTTTCTCAAAGTGAAAATTTTGGTATGAGTGAGTTCTATGAACTTGTTGCTAAGGAAATTCCAGGGGCTGATAGCCAGTCTCTAGCACTGATTTCTGCTGTCAACAAACCCAAGGGTGAGCGTTTTTACCGTCCCAAAGGTGAAAGCAAGCCAACAAACCTAGACGATTTTCTCCCTAACCTTACCGAAATGTTTTCACGGGATATTTGCTCTCGTGTGTTAGCCTGGTTGCCAGAGCGTGTAACTGATGTGATTATTACTGGTGGTGGTGGTGAGTTCTTCTGGGAAGATGTACAACGTTTGCTCAAAGAAGCCAGAATTAATGCCTATTTAGCTGCACCTTCCCGCCAAGCCAACGCTTTAGGTCAGTATCTTTACGGAGAGGCGCAATTGTCTGCTTCTGCTGTTCGCGCTGCTAGGTAA
- a CDS encoding TM2 domain-containing protein, with protein sequence MVLIMINKGTAYLLWSLCFIGFAGIHRFYCGKPLSGLIYLFTWGLLGFGQFADLLIIPGMVDEKNLKYLALRGGNQNNNQSNTQTVVVNLGGQVTGQIPESGYHPSNIQLPQQQFPQGQIKPAPSTKNDVVTLLKLAQSKGGSISLTDAVIELGQPTSEVRSILENICTDGLMEITNDKSTGAIIYRLL encoded by the coding sequence ATGGTATTAATAATGATTAACAAAGGTACTGCTTATTTATTGTGGTCACTGTGTTTCATTGGATTCGCAGGAATTCATCGTTTTTACTGTGGGAAACCACTATCAGGCTTGATTTATCTTTTTACATGGGGATTACTTGGATTTGGCCAATTTGCAGATTTGTTAATTATTCCGGGAATGGTGGATGAAAAAAACTTGAAATATCTGGCCTTACGTGGTGGTAATCAAAACAATAATCAATCAAACACGCAAACTGTTGTAGTTAACCTTGGTGGACAAGTCACCGGACAAATACCAGAATCAGGTTATCATCCTTCTAATATTCAACTACCACAACAACAGTTTCCCCAAGGACAAATCAAACCTGCACCTTCAACCAAAAATGATGTTGTCACCCTTTTAAAGTTAGCTCAAAGTAAAGGTGGTAGCATATCACTCACTGATGCAGTGATTGAACTTGGTCAACCTACTTCAGAAGTGCGCTCAATTTTAGAAAATATTTGTACTGATGGACTCATGGAAATTACCAACGATAAATCCACAGGAGCAATAATTTACAGATTACTATAA
- a CDS encoding DUF3326 domain-containing protein — MQRPYTAILIIPTGIGADIGGYAGDALPVARVISQVCDRLITHPNVLNGASLYWNIPNAFYVEGYGLDKFAAGEWGLRPVHSNRVGLLLDQGIEPELMLRHLQTADAARATLGLNLTNHVITDAPLDVELRISSSGASWGTIGNPDSLLRAAEKLIKKEKAEAIAVVARFPDNIDEQATQNYRHGKGVDPLAGAEAVISHLLVRTFKIPCAHAPALAPAPPDPHLSPRSAAEEIGYTFLPCVLVGLSRAPQFIVNREFINSLQADIWADQVDAVIVPANACGSSTLLGLSQKQCQIITVTENKTLIQVPAPALGIKSIKVNSYLEAVGVLVANKAGINPYSLVRE; from the coding sequence ATGCAACGCCCATATACAGCGATTTTAATTATACCTACCGGCATAGGTGCGGACATTGGCGGTTATGCAGGTGACGCATTACCAGTAGCTAGAGTTATATCACAGGTATGCGATCGCCTGATTACCCATCCCAACGTCCTCAACGGTGCAAGTTTATACTGGAATATTCCCAACGCCTTCTATGTAGAAGGATATGGTTTAGATAAATTTGCCGCTGGGGAATGGGGTTTAAGACCCGTGCATAGTAACCGAGTAGGTTTACTTTTAGACCAGGGAATAGAACCAGAATTAATGCTGCGACACCTGCAAACCGCAGACGCAGCCAGAGCCACACTAGGATTAAATCTTACAAATCATGTAATTACAGATGCTCCATTAGACGTAGAATTACGCATATCTTCATCCGGTGCAAGTTGGGGAACAATAGGCAACCCAGACAGTTTATTGCGAGCAGCAGAAAAATTGATTAAAAAAGAGAAAGCAGAAGCGATCGCAGTAGTAGCCCGTTTTCCAGATAACATAGATGAACAAGCAACGCAAAATTACCGTCATGGGAAAGGAGTAGACCCCCTAGCAGGAGCAGAAGCAGTAATTAGCCATTTATTAGTGAGAACCTTTAAAATACCTTGCGCCCATGCACCCGCCCTAGCACCAGCACCCCCCGATCCCCATTTATCACCCCGTTCCGCCGCCGAAGAAATAGGATATACTTTTTTACCATGCGTCCTTGTCGGTTTAAGTCGCGCCCCTCAGTTTATCGTCAACAGAGAATTTATCAATTCTTTACAAGCAGACATTTGGGCAGATCAAGTAGATGCCGTTATAGTACCTGCAAACGCCTGTGGGAGTAGCACCTTACTAGGTTTAAGCCAAAAACAATGCCAAATAATAACTGTTACAGAAAATAAAACTTTAATACAAGTTCCTGCTCCAGCGTTAGGAATCAAATCCATAAAGGTAAACTCATATTTAGAAGCAGTCGGTGTCTTAGTCGCCAACAAAGCAGGTATTAATCCTTACTCATTAGTTAGGGAATAA
- a CDS encoding prephenate/arogenate dehydrogenase, with amino-acid sequence MKIGILGLGLIGGSLGFDLRSQGHYVLGVSRRESTCQQAVDIGSVDQASIDLSLLASAEVVFICTPIGLIVPQVEQLVAHLPETTIVTDVGSVKAPIVNAISPLWNNFIGGHPMAGNTDVGIEAAQRNLFVNRPYVLTPIETTPTTAITVLEEIVRSLGSIIYHCQPEKHDRAVSWISHLPVMVSASLIAACLGETDPEILQLAQNLASSGFRDTSRVGAGNPELGVMMAQYNRQALINSLHQYRQNLDTFINLIEEENWEVLEQKLKLNQQNRPKFVE; translated from the coding sequence ATGAAAATTGGTATTTTAGGACTGGGACTGATAGGGGGTTCATTAGGTTTTGATTTACGTTCTCAAGGACATTATGTTTTAGGAGTTAGCCGTCGTGAATCAACCTGTCAACAAGCTGTTGATATTGGCAGTGTCGATCAAGCATCAATTGATTTGAGTTTGTTAGCTAGTGCTGAAGTTGTGTTTATTTGTACTCCTATAGGACTGATTGTGCCTCAAGTTGAACAGTTGGTTGCTCATTTGCCTGAGACTACTATTGTGACTGATGTAGGTTCAGTAAAAGCACCTATAGTCAATGCAATTTCTCCTCTATGGAATAATTTTATTGGCGGTCATCCTATGGCGGGAAACACTGATGTGGGTATAGAGGCCGCACAGCGCAATTTATTTGTGAATCGGCCTTATGTACTCACACCAATAGAGACAACGCCAACTACTGCCATTACTGTTTTAGAGGAAATTGTGCGATCGCTCGGTTCTATTATCTACCATTGTCAACCAGAAAAACACGACCGGGCTGTGAGTTGGATTTCCCATTTACCTGTAATGGTTAGCGCCTCTTTGATAGCTGCTTGTTTGGGTGAAACCGATCCAGAAATTTTGCAATTAGCTCAAAACCTTGCTAGTTCAGGATTTCGAGATACCAGCCGCGTTGGTGCAGGAAATCCAGAATTAGGGGTGATGATGGCACAATATAATCGTCAAGCATTAATAAATTCACTACATCAATATCGTCAAAACCTCGACACATTTATTAATCTGATAGAAGAGGAAAACTGGGAAGTTTTAGAGCAAAAGCTCAAGTTAAATCAACAAAATCGTCCTAAATTTGTGGAATAG
- a CDS encoding 2Fe-2S iron-sulfur cluster-binding protein, with protein sequence MTKTYAVEINHQGTIYKLQVPENETVLAVAETAGLELPASCHAGVCTTCAALITEGSVDQSEGMGVSPELQKEGYALLCVAKPLSDLKIETDKEEVVYQKQFGKS encoded by the coding sequence ATGACCAAAACTTACGCCGTCGAAATTAACCACCAAGGCACAATTTATAAATTGCAAGTTCCTGAAAATGAAACCGTCTTAGCTGTTGCAGAAACAGCAGGTTTAGAGTTACCAGCTTCCTGTCATGCTGGAGTTTGTACAACTTGTGCTGCTTTGATCACAGAAGGAAGCGTAGATCAATCTGAGGGAATGGGTGTAAGTCCAGAATTGCAAAAAGAAGGTTATGCTTTACTTTGTGTAGCTAAACCTCTTTCTGATTTAAAGATCGAAACAGACAAAGAAGAAGTAGTTTATCAAAAGCAATTTGGTAAAAGTTAG
- a CDS encoding DUF1517 domain-containing protein: MSNFFNKMMGRTRYVVCRLFVHLAGSEVAPILGVLNRAAREAIEADGDLEVLGEELVEICETLLRYDEYWLSSANEGDVFWNEGEAGDYVNELFTDCAQRYGAEFDLGSSSSYDQPLSIPVTRNIVIMLTVAFEGEVPELETDLSNIAALQEGLKALINLQQKRKFRAIQVHFSPAQLGDELTNDQLLQYFPELIPL, encoded by the coding sequence ATGAGCAATTTTTTTAATAAAATGATGGGTAGAACTCGCTATGTAGTTTGTCGTCTATTTGTGCATTTAGCAGGCAGTGAAGTAGCACCAATTTTAGGAGTTTTAAACCGCGCCGCCAGAGAAGCAATTGAAGCTGACGGTGATTTAGAAGTTTTGGGCGAAGAATTAGTAGAAATTTGTGAAACTTTGCTCAGATATGATGAATACTGGCTTTCATCAGCTAATGAAGGAGATGTTTTTTGGAATGAAGGAGAAGCGGGAGATTATGTCAATGAATTATTTACCGACTGCGCCCAAAGATACGGCGCTGAATTTGATTTAGGTTCTTCCTCTAGTTACGATCAACCTTTATCTATTCCTGTCACCCGCAACATTGTGATTATGCTAACAGTGGCATTTGAAGGAGAAGTACCAGAATTAGAAACAGACCTTTCCAACATTGCAGCCTTACAAGAAGGGTTAAAAGCATTAATCAACTTACAGCAAAAACGTAAATTCCGCGCTATCCAAGTGCATTTTTCACCAGCCCAACTAGGAGACGAACTCACAAACGATCAATTGTTGCAGTATTTTCCAGAATTGATCCCATTGTAA